The genomic DNA attgcattgtctggtgcaacttttgcaatcagcattacCCCCAACTTTGTTACCTGACACATTCGTTGACTTGTTTTGACTGACCTGATtctttgactcagtaacagaaacaggatctacctcaagtgcttttgcagctagcactttgtcagccatatTTCCCAGGTTCTCAGCTGTCAACTCCTGTGTAGTATCGATCAGACCGGTATCAACTTGCTTTACTTTCTCAagttcttctttttctttcatctctttctcttttctctctttctcttctttctcctttctctctttctcttcttcaatcatctttgatgttggtgttccccaccacttgtgctgccaatattcatcatcttctttgtactcctggatgatggcttcgatatctaTCTTTTTGTCATCAACCGCGATGTTGCCATATCTATCAAGatagcattctctgtctggatcccatctgtttgctcttctagcttccagaaAGACACTAGAAAGTCTGATGATTTTGGCTTCAGCAACCATTTTCCGATACTTATACTTCTGTTCCTCCGTacgatcatccttccatggaataggttcatcatgacttgccatgaatgcgtaacccaccgcatcatcttctggtagaacttctttactccaatcgtacccctcatcatcataaatcacagctaaTGCCCTCGATTTGTCTCTATTCTCTTCCTAttgcttcaatctgggcggctcggatttattttgatggtagatttcctttttgtaataatcgtcacgaaacggattctctgactcatcaacgtacgcgtttctacattcacgcttgaagtgacccttctgcttacatttgaagcacgtcactttggatttatcgaaccccaactttgtagatggaccaccgatcgtttttctcccagtaatctccataaagcgttgtgcacgtcgaactgcacttgccattgcccaacggatgtcgatcagctccatttcttcagggtctatctgatcgtaatcttctttcgtcagatttgtgttccctaTCTTTCCggctaccaaaccttcataggactccaacacagatgccagaaaaaccatttgttgcttggccgactcttcatcaaaattctgtgcgttcttcagatctatagcgatgttgcacgaaaactttgcatcagaacgtttgtcagaagatgaagatccaccgtgataaccactgtggcttccaatgtttgaactgctttgactttctttgtttgctgaagaaacattctcagcagaaaatgcagttttcggagaagtatctttcggcatcaagcttttcggataataaagatccaagttttgctgataggatgagtgattgactttgtaagttttcttcaattcaagctcatgactttCGAGTTTCTCAATCACCACATCTGGAGTCAGATTTTTCGGagaaatagtgttcttcaacatcaatgcgtaatatctccaatcaacTTCATCcggtaatgaatcaaacaatttatcaacaatttcttcatcagaatacgtgatcTTGTGTCGTGCAAGCTCCAATTTCAGATGACCAAAtcgttcaatcattttacaaaccgattcattttttaGACAACCAAACATGTCAAATTCTTTCCTAAGCAACTTTGTTTTGTTCTTTACAATCTCTGTGCTTCCAACACACTTCTTTTCGAGTTTTTCCCATAAGTCTTTAGCATTGGTATAATCTGTCAATGAGATAATATCCTCCCGAACTGATTGAAACAACAGAGCTACACACTTTTGTTCAGCTACAAAGAGATCAATTTCTTCAGAATTTTTTAAAGCTTCACCATTTTTCTTTCCCTCAGCATAACCGTTTTTCATACTCTTCCAACTGGGGAAAGCGAATGCCATTAGCCAATCTTCGAACTTTGTTGCCCATCTGCTGtagtcttctatagccatcaacttaggaggtttgttaaacgttccaaatgcactttcggactcccaagcttctttctttttctctttttgttgattctcgttcgtattgttcgatgtcgaattgttgtttcctgaacttcctgtgaatgcgtacatatcgctaaatggattcaagaacatatcatccatcgtgaacttacctgcaaaatcagacaacacttagtaaaattttgattttgaaagataacagaaccacaaaagcgatCCTGTCTTAATCAGCTTGACAGAAAAGCGGACCAATAGATGTCCGAATACACGGTTCAGACAACAAAGTCCTTTAGAGCGAACCACAAAGTGTCAGAAAAGCGAGTCACAAGAatctgttcgagcggttcagactgTAATCGTTCGGGCGGTCCGaatatgatcgttcgagcggttcagtcAATTTTGTATAAGCGGTCCAGAAGATAATCGTTCGAGCGGGCCAAaaaatgtccgttcgagcgatcctgATGGTAAAATTGTCCAAAAAAACGATCCAAAAGCTAAATTTCGAGCGATTCAACCAGATTATGTCAGATAAGCGGTCCTGAATGTTCGAAAACGCGATCCATTGTTTTTAGCCTGTTTTTACCaattttagtccgtattttcacctgattctttctagggtttgtaattagtgtattttacacgttatactcgaatttcagacaattttgaccgttggaaccactagaaattgaaaaagtatgaaagaaagttagtagaaaagagagatttctgcagatctatgctgtcgtagtatgaactcctcgtcctgagctctgataccacttgttggaccgttctatgaccctaaaagtcagtcaaggtagttcatcttcatgtatgaaggcgaaatcaacatatatgaagttacaacagcttatcctttcaattccttatatttctattgctttctgatgaaaatttggtagagtttcagcaccgtagcacacacatacactgtTACAACTAATGAACAGCTCACACCTATATATAGAGATCCAGGGTCGCTCTTACGAcatgacacatgagcgatccagaccCTTTGTcctataagcgatccatataagtgacataaaagcggtccacATCAACAcaatgactaataagcgatcctaagCCTATTTtacacaatatttacactttaaccccctatagaccaatcttgacttcagactttttgtagacgcagtcaacagacatttcatgtATCAACAGCTCCAAACACTGATGGTTCGCTTTTACGTTCCAAGTGTAGCTTGTGATAGGATGGCATAGACTATTGATTTTAATTATGGGTTAatttaatatttaccaaataGGGTCGTAAGAGCCAATTTTAGTATATATTTAGTCGTGACATCTTGATGAACCCTTTCATCTCTCAGGACACttaattttaaataacctattaaaaactaagtttgtcgcgactTGTATAACCATATAAAAAttaatagttttaaaactattaagttatgagttttagaaagttaaaatttgttaaatttcaaaaactctaatggttattaattaattttaaaataaactatttgttttgtaacaaatatttacaagttgtaaaattaatttagaacttgttataATTGATTATGAACATTTTAAAACACCTTTTAAAAGTTTGGTATTAGGTTGGTTGTAATATAACAATTTATATGATAAAAAAGCAACCATAATAgcaaaaataaatatgtaaatctttaggccattttgtttGATCTTGCTAGAGCCAAATAGCAAGACCAAACTGGGTCACGGGGTAAcaaacaaccacaaggatggacCTAGTGCATCTAGTTGTCTTTAGCACCTCCTTGATTCCTGTAAAGTCTTCAGTtttgtcttcgggtcttcaacattataataaaaatataataaaattgaaaccctaatctattacaactttgagccACAAAGTGGGCCAAAAAACCATAAAAGAAAACAAGAACAAAATACAAGTACAAGGTCGGCCAGATTTACATATTCAACACAATCATATTAAAGTGGGAAATCTTTTGgtcaaataaaactaaataaaacttTTGACCAAATAACTTTTTGCCCAAGAAATATTTAGATCTAAAACTTTAAACAAGTTAAAGTTTGAGATCTATAACCGGTTAAAAGGACCGGTTCCGATTTGCATGTTGTAagcgtggctctgataccactgttgggatTCAGTAGtgtcaattttaatttttatcaaaacgggtttgacatattttattaactaaatatataattaataaaacgcagcggaataaatataataatcgacaccaaaagtgaaccgaacaagatcatggttacaaacatgcaaatactgtaaataaaataattaatctaccgatgagaaaaattatacccttGTGGTTAATAATTAACCGTGTGAGACACCAAGGTACAACGAACGGGTGCTAGACACGAACACGAACCGAGCGGCGTAGCTTGCCGGTCGTaataacacaaaacataaaaGGGGCAGCACTTTATTTCTTCTGTTTGGTTATGATCTCACAAAGAAACAAAAGGGATTCCTTTTGGTTTGTGCTTACGGCAGAAGTTATCAAAAGAGATAATGGAAAACAAatatatatagtaatatatatatatatatttaggttaACATCCCTAATTATCTCTTAGGCCCCGAAACCCAATATAATAAGTTCAACCCAGACGTGATACGAAGCccgaaaaacaaagtttaattaaataagtaattaaacattatattatttatagcCCGTATAAATAATAAATCTTGTTTTTCGtggatatataattattttagataattatatatttcgtTCCGTCAATTGTTCGTGATCACCAGTTAATCGAGTTAAGTGGATTTAATGTTCATTGCCCatggtgtaactcttacgggtcatagcTCGGTCAGCAGCGTTGATTTATCGAACCCGTACATATAAATCCAACACATTTCCCTTTACCAtttattgaccaaattattgagaaattggccggacaaaaattttattgttttctggatggttattcaggatacaatcaaattgctatacCTCCGGAAGACCAAGCAAAAACTACATTTACTTGTCCAtacggtaccttcgcatttaggTGATGCCCtttggactttgtaatgcccccgccaccttccaaaggtgtatgatgagtatcttttccgATATGGTAgggggagtctttggaaatcttcatggatgatttctcaatatttgggtcatcatttgatacatgccttgaccaacttgaaaaagttttaaaatgaTGTGTTGAGAAGAATTTAGTTTTGAGTTGGGagaagagccattttatggttcaagaagggattgtgttggggcatgtcgTCTCGAGTCATGGGATTGAGGTGGATAGAGCAAAAGTGCAAGTCATATCCACTTTGCCTTATCCCACAAGTGTTAAGGGTATTCGGTCGTTCTTAGGACACGCGGGGTTTTATAGGCGGTTTATAAAAAGTTTTAGTGATATAACAGAACCCCtatgtaatttgttgttaaaGGATAAAACTTTTGATTTCGATAAAAATTGCCAAAATGCCTTTAACATTTTGAAGAAaaagttggttgaggccccaatcttgcaatcaccgaattggtctttagcattcgaaattatgtgtgatgcaagtgactatgcggtgggggccgtatTGGGTCAAAGGGTGGACAAGAAACTGGTtgccatttactacgcaagtaagactctctcggatgcacagttaaattatacaactaccgagaaagagctacttgcggtggtatatgcgttgGATAAATTTCAtgcttatatatggggtactaaAGTCATTGTAtattctgaccattctgcagtTAGGTATCTCATGGACAAGAAGGATGCAAAGCCGAGATTAATCCGATGGGTTCTCTTGCTACAGGAGTTTGATTTGGAAATTAGAGACAAGAAAGGGAGTGAAAATGTGGTTGCGGACCACTTGTCTCGATTAGTTGTGGAggaggattcttcccgtgaagaGATTAACGAGAACTTCCCAGATGAGCAAATTTTAAAAGTTGcaatattaccatggtatgctaatattcttaattatttggttacaggtgatttgccggctcattgggatagaaggaagaggttgcacttcctttctcaaatcaagtactacacgttggaagaaccggacttattcaagatatgtccggatcaagtcgttcgaagatgcatacccgacgaggagatttctagcgtcttgatgcacttgcattcattttCTTGTGGGGGCCATTTCAGTGGTCACAAAACCGGGCATAAAGCGCTCAATAGCGGCCTTTGTTGGCCGACTATTTTGAAGGATGCTTTTAATTTCGCTAAGAACTGTGTAGAGTGTCAAAAGCTATGGGTATTTCtaaaagggatgaaatgcccatgcaaccgatcctcattgtagatatttttgatgtgtgggggatcgctttcatgggcccattccctaattcgcatggcaaCTTATACATCTTGGTGAcggtcgattatgtatccaaatgagttgaagcgattgccaccaagacgaatgaccataccgttgtttgcaattttgtaCAAACAAACATAATTTCTAGATTTGGGATTCCTCGAgtgatcattagtgatgggggatctcactTTATGAATTTTAACtttggcaaactcttgaaacggtatggtgttgaccatcgaatcGCTACCCCTTACCACCCATAAACAAGTGGTCAAGTGGAagtttccaataggcaaataaaagaaattttgcaaaagactattcgacccgaccgaaaggattggtcgacgaagttgaatgatgctttatgggcttatagaacggctcataaaacacctattggaactaCACCTTATCGCTTAGTTTGTGGGCGAAATTGTCATTTACCGGTTGAGCTTGTGCATCATGCTTGGTgggctataaaagaggttaacatgAACTATGACGATGCAGGAAAAGAGCAAAAATTAAAGCTTTGCGAAttggaggagcttagggaagaagcgtGTGAGTGCGCCTCGAAATACAAGGATGATATGAAGAGGGTACATGACGGGAAGTTGAAGCCGAAGgaatttgaagtgggtcaaaaggtttggctaTACAATTCACGGCTTAAATACTTTCCCGGTAAGCTCAAGAGTAAATGGATGGGCCCGTACGTGATTACACAGGTCGGAAAGCTTGgagatgttacaatcaaggacccgaaggatgggtcgaagcaaacggttaatGGCCATCGCCTTAAACCGTTCCTTGATGGTAACAATGATAAAAAGGATGAGAATGTGGAGTTGGTGAACTTCGTGGTAAGTGTGCCAACTTATGAGGTCAACTGAAAGGACCGGTAATGagttttgtaaagttatgtacaaTTTATTTAACTGTTTGAGTATTTTTGTGGTAATCGTTCTCATTCCGTACTAACCCTTGTGATTGTGTGAAGTCCGGACATTCCGAACGGGTCTTGAAGACAAAAGGTATGTGTTTAGACTTATTTGTGTGTATTAGGGACAATACATGACATttcggggggtggtagggccgttaacggttttcgcgttttaaaaatttaacttataaaaaatcacaaaaagatttttaataatttttagaaatttttaatGTATATAGTTGCTTTATAAAAAGTTCATAAAATTcttcatatttaaaaaaaataaaaaaataataaaaattgaaaaataaaaaaaactgacTTTCTACATACCGTCGGCGACGGTAAGGTTACCCGTCGCCTACGGTCTCTCAATAATACCGTCGCCCAAAAAGTTCCATAGGAAGCGACTTAGATCGTCGCCTGCCTTGAACAAATGcacaccccgtcgccgacggtcaaTACATCCGTCGCCGACGGACTCCCGAAATTCAGCCGACGAAAAATTTCTTTTAACGACCAGGTTCGAACCCAAAGTCCTTAACTCCTTTCAAACACATACGTAATGGGTTTTAGGCCACACAAATCGATTTTTGGGACCCTCATCTGACCAAGACACCTTCTAATCCACTCTTTTTCTGCATTCATCACATCTACTTCTTCCATTCATCTCCATCTTCTTCAACTcacctcaagaaccctaattcttcttttcttcataacttcttcaaaTCTCCACCAAATCCACTGATTTTTGAGCCTATCTTGTGTATTTTCTCAAGAGGAATAAAACCCCCATAACGGTTTTCACTGATTCTTGCTGGTTTGCAAGATCTCTGAAGTCAAAAATTCAGGTTTTTGAAGGGTGTTCATCAAAGTCCTTTGCTTTGCActttttcttagtttttcttgTTCAGCTACACTAAAGTTATGGAATTTCATTTAATTTATGTATGATTATCAAATGAAGTGTTGATTTCTTCCGAATTTTTAAGCTtattgtttaagagtaggttgtttatcatAATGTATGACGTGTTAGCATGAATTTAAGAATGTTTACTTGATTTGGGTGGGATTTGAACATGCTCTAGTCTTAGTGATGTGATTACACTAGTTAGTTGCATGATTGAACATAGTTGTGATGTTGAATATTGTTAAAACCATGaaactttgaaaaaaaaatttatgaaTGATATGTAGATGGTAAAATgtgcgactttggaagtttaaaaaggcGGTTTTACATCTAATTATTGATTGAAATTCAACATTGCATATtatgttcaaagtttgagattgTTTGAGGATTTGGGTATGCTAATTGTTGTTTTGTCTTTTGATTGTAGCTATGTTCGGAGGAAGAAAGAAAGCAAAACCTTCCGGGCAAGGTTCATCTTCGGGAGCCGGTTCAGGCTCGGGGCATTATCAAAGACGTTGGGAACAATTAAGCAATGTAGAAGAAGGTGATGGGCAACTTATTCAACAGGATTGGGATTGGGAGGAGGCAAAGAATAGTCGGTCGGCCTCAGTTTGGAAAGAAGAAAAACATAAGGCTCTTTCCCGGTACCGAAACAAGAAATTAGAGGCGAAgatgttgaagatgaagatggtcACGGGTGTTTCAAAGCCTGTACCCGATAGGGTAGTATGTGAGCGTGCGGTGAATGTCGAAGAATTCCAAAAAATCGGCATAGTTCAAAGGTTTGAAAAGATTGGGTGGGAACGAGTACTTGATTGGTGCGAGGATATTACCACCCAGGTGTATTTGGGCGCGGTTTGTGAATGGTTGTCTACTCTACGGTTTGAACATTCTGATGGGCCGGCTCCAACGTGGCAGTTGATCGGCAATATTGGCAAGAATCAAATGATTATGTCATTTGAGCACATGAATGCCATCGCGAGATTTGATTCGCTTGGGGTTGAAGCGTATGATTATTACGATTATTATCCATTTTTGGATAATAAAAGAAACACAGCTGATCCGGAGCAAATGCTAGCATCAGTATTGCCAGGTTCTGGGGGTGCAGGGGAATCTAGAAACGATTTGTCTTTGAAGGGTAAAATACTACAAAGCATTTCGTTGGAGAATGTTATGGTGCGGTTCGGAGACCGCGGGATAGTGAAGGCACCCGACTGTCGGGTCTTACATTCGTTGTTGTATGGGATGCCAAGGCTATCATGGCGTCAAATCGTGATGATAAACACATGAGATACATGGGAGTCGTATAAACGGAAGATGATCCCTTACGTGAGATTGATCAGCGCGATGATTTTGCAGCAAAATGCATTACCTCAGGAATCACTGTGGGTTTCTAAACCCATCGATCAGTTTAACTTCACCTCCATGAGGCGACATTGGAAGATAACGATTAAGGTCTTTGGTCATCTTCACACAGTTGAGGATGAACAAGGAAACAGTTACAGGTTCAATGAAGAAGGTGATGAGGAAGAGGGTGATGAAGATGAGGAGATGGTTGATATGGAGGATGAGACGGAGCCTCCCGGTCCACGGGGACCAAGGCAAAGATACAGGAGGAAGCATCGGGAAATTTTTGCCGATGTAGCAGATTTTGTGAACCAAAGGCAGGGGCCGACGTACCGGAATTTTAACCGCGGGTAACAAGCGGTTTATGATAATGTGTCGGCATGTATAGGTGAGGGAAGAGAATATGAGGTAAGAAGGAAAGGATGGGAAGAGACGCACGGGGCTTACACGCAAGAACAGTGGGCTTTCCAAGCATCCTTTCGCGAGAGGATGGAGAAGCAAATGGAGGAACAGCAATTGCAACAAGCGCTACAAAGGTCACAAATGGAACGCTTGTTACAGTTGCAAGAGGAAGATAGGGCCTGAAGACGGGCATGGGAGGAAGATGAGGCAAGGCGTCAAAATAAACAAAGAGAATTGGAA from Helianthus annuus cultivar XRQ/B chromosome 7, HanXRQr2.0-SUNRISE, whole genome shotgun sequence includes the following:
- the LOC118480240 gene encoding uncharacterized protein LOC118480240, coding for MNYDDAGKEQKLKLCELEELREEACECASKYKDDMKRVHDGKLKPKEFEVGQKVWLYNSRLKYFPGKLKSKWMGPYVITQVGKLGDVTIKDPKDGSKQTVNGHRLKPFLDGNNDKKDENVELVNFVVSVPTYEVN